A stretch of the Amycolatopsis sp. BJA-103 genome encodes the following:
- a CDS encoding DUF1508 domain-containing protein, translating into MKKNPRFQLVQTGDETIRWRLLGGNNVSLGSAPDDYPRAEECLVAITWLNTHIAELTSDFSHLSGGRWRWRLHAGDRIVAIASHAYGRRIEAQRGLDRFRSATTEAAIGEGIETIADWRRKYRRNSAGHSPNPFP; encoded by the coding sequence GTGAAGAAGAATCCACGCTTCCAGCTGGTTCAGACCGGCGACGAGACCATCCGATGGCGACTGCTCGGCGGCAACAACGTGTCGCTGGGCTCGGCCCCCGACGACTATCCGCGAGCCGAGGAATGCCTCGTCGCGATCACCTGGCTCAACACACACATAGCCGAGCTGACCAGCGACTTCAGCCATCTCAGCGGGGGCCGCTGGCGCTGGCGCCTGCACGCGGGCGACCGGATCGTCGCGATCGCCAGCCATGCCTACGGACGGCGTATCGAGGCGCAGCGCGGACTCGACCGGTTCCGGTCGGCCACCACCGAGGCCGCCATCGGCGAAGGGATCGAGACCATAGCCGATTGGCGGCGGAAATACCGCCGCAATTCCGCCGGACATTCACCGAATCCTTTTCCGTGA
- a CDS encoding LysR family transcriptional regulator, with protein MTSLRQLEYLVTVVDTGSFTRAAELLHVTQPALSHQMRALEKGVGGPLLERLPRSVRLTPMGRAMLPHARATLADAERARCAARQASGLEAGELQIATVYSVGLGVLPAALRVWRRERPEVDVRLVEFRHADELRDAMAAGEADVAVGPVPPGWDGPVREIGTEEFVVVLPIDGPREDDGTGVVDLATLADCAWVHYAPGNGLADLVDQACAAAGFQPRAAVRTEQSAAAPVLAAAGLGPALVPANVLPAGFHGRVLRPDPAIRRTLAAYCRSTPDPLTSAFIDVVAGECTLGSPHGSR; from the coding sequence ATGACCAGCCTGCGGCAGCTCGAGTACCTGGTGACCGTCGTCGACACCGGCTCCTTCACCCGCGCCGCGGAACTGCTGCACGTGACGCAGCCCGCGCTGTCGCACCAGATGCGCGCGCTGGAGAAGGGCGTCGGCGGACCGCTGCTCGAACGTCTGCCGCGCAGTGTCCGGCTCACGCCGATGGGCCGCGCCATGTTGCCGCACGCCCGCGCCACCCTCGCCGACGCCGAACGCGCGCGGTGCGCGGCCCGGCAGGCGTCCGGGCTGGAAGCCGGGGAACTGCAGATCGCCACGGTCTACTCGGTCGGTCTGGGTGTCCTGCCCGCGGCGTTGCGCGTGTGGCGCCGGGAGCGGCCGGAGGTCGACGTCCGGCTGGTGGAGTTCCGGCACGCGGACGAGCTCCGGGACGCCATGGCGGCGGGGGAGGCCGACGTCGCGGTCGGCCCGGTCCCGCCGGGCTGGGACGGGCCGGTGCGCGAGATCGGCACCGAGGAATTCGTCGTCGTCCTGCCGATCGACGGGCCGCGTGAAGACGACGGCACCGGCGTCGTCGACCTCGCGACCCTCGCCGACTGCGCGTGGGTGCATTACGCGCCGGGCAACGGCCTGGCCGATCTCGTCGACCAGGCGTGCGCCGCGGCCGGGTTCCAGCCGAGGGCCGCTGTGCGGACCGAACAGAGCGCGGCGGCCCCGGTGCTCGCCGCGGCGGGCCTCGGTCCCGCGCTCGTCCCGGCCAACGTACTGCCCGCGGGCTTTCACGGCCGCGTCCTGCGGCCCGATCCGGCGATCCGGCGCACGCTCGCCGCCTACTGCCGGAGCACACCCGACCCGCTGACCTCGGCCTTCATCGACGTCGTCGCGGGGGAGTGCACGCTCGGGTCACCGCACGGAAGCCGCTGA
- a CDS encoding SDR family oxidoreductase, giving the protein MDNGRTAVVTGAGSGLGREISRALLGAGYRVALAGRRADALAETAGGDPKALPVPTDVADPDSVAALFETVRAEWGRLDLLVNNAGVSVGGTVDELSFADWKRAVDTNLTGMFLCAQQAVRLMKAQDPRGGRIVNNGSISAHAPRPASVAYTATKHAVTGLTKSISLDGRAWNVACGQIDIGNAATEMTLRMADGIPQADGGVKVEPTFDARHVADAVLYMAGLPLDANVQFLTITATTMPYIGRG; this is encoded by the coding sequence ATGGACAACGGCAGGACCGCGGTCGTCACCGGGGCGGGCTCCGGGCTCGGCAGGGAGATCTCCCGCGCGTTACTCGGCGCCGGCTACCGGGTCGCGCTCGCCGGCCGCCGTGCGGACGCGCTGGCCGAGACCGCGGGCGGGGACCCGAAAGCGCTTCCCGTGCCCACCGATGTCGCCGACCCCGATTCCGTCGCCGCGCTGTTCGAGACGGTGCGCGCGGAGTGGGGGCGGCTGGACCTCCTGGTGAACAACGCGGGCGTGTCGGTGGGCGGGACGGTCGACGAACTGTCCTTCGCGGACTGGAAACGCGCCGTTGACACCAACCTGACCGGGATGTTCCTGTGCGCGCAGCAGGCCGTGCGGCTGATGAAGGCGCAGGATCCGCGCGGCGGCCGGATCGTCAACAACGGGTCGATCTCCGCGCACGCGCCGCGGCCCGCGTCCGTCGCCTACACCGCGACGAAACACGCGGTCACCGGGCTGACGAAGTCGATCTCCCTCGACGGCCGCGCCTGGAACGTCGCTTGTGGACAGATCGACATCGGCAACGCGGCCACCGAGATGACGCTGCGGATGGCCGACGGCATCCCGCAGGCAGACGGCGGCGTCAAGGTCGAGCCGACCTTCGACGCCCGGCACGTCGCGGACGCCGTGCTGTACATGGCAGGGCTGCCATTGGACGCGAACGTCCAGTTCCTGACCATCACGGCGACCACGATGCCGTACATCGGGCGGGGTTAA
- a CDS encoding SDR family oxidoreductase: MNEERKVALVAGANGVIGKNLIAHLETQPGWRVIGLSRRGGPGQIAVDLLDADDTRAKLGGLDDVTHVFYAAYVDKPTWAELVPPNLAMLTNLVDAIEPAAPGLRHISLMQGYKVYGAHLGPFKTPAREDDAGHMPPEFNVDQQQFLERRQTGKTWTWSAIRPSVVGGTALGNPMNLALAIAVYASISKELGLPLRFPGKPGAYDSLLEMTDAGLLAKATTWATGSANEAYNIANGDLFRWSELWPKIAAYFELEVAPPLPMSLDVVMADKEELWDSLAAKYGLEVPYSAVSSSWGFADFVFSWDYDMFADGSKARRAGFHEYAETSSMFFRLFDEFKKAKVIP; the protein is encoded by the coding sequence ATGAACGAAGAACGCAAGGTCGCCCTGGTCGCCGGAGCCAACGGGGTCATCGGCAAGAACCTGATCGCCCACCTCGAAACCCAGCCCGGCTGGCGGGTCATCGGCCTGTCGCGGCGCGGCGGCCCGGGCCAGATCGCCGTCGACCTGCTCGACGCGGACGACACCCGCGCGAAGCTCGGCGGCCTGGACGACGTCACGCACGTGTTCTACGCGGCTTATGTCGACAAGCCGACTTGGGCCGAACTGGTCCCGCCGAACCTGGCGATGCTGACCAACCTCGTCGACGCGATCGAGCCCGCCGCCCCCGGCCTTCGCCACATCAGCCTCATGCAGGGCTACAAGGTCTACGGCGCGCACCTCGGCCCGTTCAAGACCCCGGCGCGCGAAGACGACGCCGGGCACATGCCGCCCGAGTTCAACGTCGACCAGCAGCAATTCCTCGAGCGGCGGCAGACCGGGAAGACCTGGACCTGGTCGGCGATCCGGCCGTCGGTGGTCGGCGGCACCGCGCTGGGCAACCCGATGAACCTGGCGCTGGCCATCGCCGTCTACGCGTCGATCTCGAAGGAACTCGGCCTGCCGCTGCGCTTCCCCGGCAAGCCGGGTGCGTACGACAGCCTCCTGGAGATGACCGACGCCGGACTGCTGGCGAAGGCCACCACCTGGGCCACCGGCTCGGCGAACGAGGCGTACAACATCGCGAACGGCGACCTGTTCCGCTGGAGCGAACTCTGGCCGAAGATCGCCGCGTACTTCGAGCTGGAGGTGGCGCCGCCGCTGCCGATGTCCCTCGACGTCGTCATGGCGGACAAGGAGGAGCTGTGGGACTCCCTCGCGGCCAAGTACGGGCTGGAGGTGCCGTACAGCGCCGTCTCGTCGTCGTGGGGCTTCGCCGACTTCGTGTTCAGCTGGGACTACGACATGTTCGCGGACGGGTCCAAGGCGCGGCGGGCCGGTTTCCACGAGTACGCCGAGACGTCGTCGATGTTCTTCCGGCTGTTCGACGAGTTCAAGAAGGCGAAGGTGATCCCTTAA